The Micromonospora violae DNA segment CCGCGCTCGACGACTCCGACTCGTCCTTCGCGCCGGGCCTGCGCGCCAAACTGGTCGCGGCACGCGACTATCTGGGCGTCGCGCCGACGGTGGTCCGGGTCGCCCTGGACGTGCCCCTGCCGGAGCTGCCCACCGCGCTCCCGACCGCGCCGGCCGACCCGGACCGGCTTCTCGAACTCGCCCAACGCTGGAACCTCGCCGGCTCGGCCCGCCGCCTGGTCGACGCCCTCGCCGCTCCCCGTGGGCAGCAGCTTCCGCCCACACCCCAACCTCGGTAAACACCCCGGGCAGCCGGGGCCCGCATCGATGAACCCGGTCGAGGGACGCGGGGACGAACACGCGATCGCACCATCGATCGCTGGCTACCGTCCGTTGAGGTGGACCGGACCGGTCCGCCGAGTCGAGCGGTTCCGCAGGAGAATCCCGTGCACCTCGCCGCGCCGGAGCCCGGGTCACCGCGCGCCAACAGATCCCCGGTGCGCGACCCGGAGGCCCCGCGCCGGGTCACCCTCCTCGAACTCTTCTTCGACCTGGTGTACGTGGTCGCCCTGGCGCTCATCTCCCGCAGCATGGTCGACCAGCTCGACTGGCACCGCGCCGCACAGGCACTGATCATGCTGGCCGCCGTCTGGTGGACCTGGGCGATCACCACCCTGGTCACCGACCTGTACAACCCGGAACGCACCGAGATCAAGCTGCTGATCAGCGCCGTGATGTTCGGCGCGCTGCTGATGACCACGGCGATCCCGGAGGCGTTCAACGCCCGAGGGCTCGTCTTCGCCGGCACCTACGTGGCGATCCACCTGGGGCGTGGACTGTTCCTGATGCCGGCGGTACGCCGCGCACCGCAGACCCAGCGTCGGGCCGCCCGCATCTTCGTCTGGTTTCTGGTGTCGGCGATCCCCTGGCTCATCGGCGCCTTCGTCAGCGGGGACGCCCGGATCGTGTGCTGGAGCATCGCACTCGCCATCGACTACATCGGCTTCCGGCTCGCGTACCCGGTGCCGGGGCTCGGCGTGGTGCCGGAACAGCAGCGCAACGTCACCGCGGAGCACCTCTCCGAGCGCTACCAGCAGTTCTTCATCATCGCGCTCGGCGACGCGATCCTGACGATCGGCACCATGTTCAGCATGGAGCACAACGAGGTCGAGAACATCGGGGCGTTCGCGGTGGCGTTCCTGACCACGCTGCTGCTCTGGCGGATCTACGTACACAAGTCCGGCGAGCTGCTACCGACCGCCATCCAGGCGGCCACGTCACCCAGCAAGTTCCTGTTCACCGCGCCGTACACCCATCTGTTGATGATTGCCGGCGTGGTCACCACCGCGTCCGGCTTCCACCTGGTGCTGCACGAACCGTCCGGACGGA contains these protein-coding regions:
- a CDS encoding low temperature requirement protein A, translated to MDRTGPPSRAVPQENPVHLAAPEPGSPRANRSPVRDPEAPRRVTLLELFFDLVYVVALALISRSMVDQLDWHRAAQALIMLAAVWWTWAITTLVTDLYNPERTEIKLLISAVMFGALLMTTAIPEAFNARGLVFAGTYVAIHLGRGLFLMPAVRRAPQTQRRAARIFVWFLVSAIPWLIGAFVSGDARIVCWSIALAIDYIGFRLAYPVPGLGVVPEQQRNVTAEHLSERYQQFFIIALGDAILTIGTMFSMEHNEVENIGAFAVAFLTTLLLWRIYVHKSGELLPTAIQAATSPSKFLFTAPYTHLLMIAGVVTTASGFHLVLHEPSGRTPPAWLAVILGGPALFLAGRASFEYEVFSRVSWSRPGGVLALLTIAPGALYLPPVFASLGALLVLAGVAYADFRRSHGKPAELPSPPH